ATGATTGAATGATCCAAGTACACCTAGTGTAGAAATGTAGAAGAATTGCCTTGCTTATAGCCAGGGCCATTCCAAGCTTTGAGGGGACTCTGGACAAAGTGCTCCCTGGTGGCCCCTTTCCTCCATCACTTAATTTACCTGGCAGCAGGTGAACTCCACGATGGGCCATTTCGtttccccagaatgccctggagcAACACTACCTCAGGTGCATTGTGGAACGTTAGAAGAGTGCTCCATAGGCCCAGACACCAGGGCAGGGCAGGTAGACCCAATCTAGGAGCTGGTGCCAAACACTGATGGAGTAGGCTGATGAAGTGGAAGCAAGGGCAAAGCAATTGACTCCTGTGGAGAAGAGCAGTGGGCAGCCTTCTCCGTGGGCGGATGCTTTTGCTCTCACAACAGGAGCCTTTAATTATCTATTTCTCAGGTTCCAAAAGCAACTTGCCCACAGTTTGGGGATGACGAATTTAGAGCTTGTAGTAGGGTTGAGGTCAGATGTCTTGAGGTCAGATGTCAAGAGTGTGCATGGAGAACGGTGTTGATGAAATCTCTTGAAGAAAAGATGGACTATTGTtcactttatttaaaattatccttaggccacctttaaggataGAACCTTCTCAAGGCGGTATATAAGATTGAAACTAtacaatagccttccccaacctggtgctctcggGTGCTTCGGACGCTGTttcccatcagttctagccagcCTGGCCGATCGTCAGGAAAccaagagttgtagtccaaaacatctggagggtagccagttgaggaaggctgccatgcaAGGCGGATGCAGTAAAAATCATTTAAGTATACATGCAATAAAATTATTGTCCCAGTAACAATAGGCTGGCTCACAGAGCATTGAGTAAGTTGAGGTAGGAGGGCAACTTTATATTGCTATATTGAAAAACAGCACAGAGTTTTGGGAGAGGCAAGGGAAAGGAGAGCATCCCACATTGTACTTGAAAGAGGTGTGTGCTCAGGTCAATGGGACCTATGTCTCTAGATTGTTTGCCTGCTGCAGCCCTCAAAGCTTAAGGCAAatcatatatcatagaatcatagaatagcagagttggaaggggcctacaaggccatctagtccaaccccctgctcaatgcaggaatccaccctaaagcatccccgacagatgcttgttgGGGATGAACATCAGTTGAAAAACAGAGCATCaagaaatagattttttaaagatGGTGACTTTTCTAAAGGAAGATGTTATTGAAAGCCAGGGACCAGCATACCCATATCACTGGTGACAAAGAGGTCATGCTTGCCTCTGGCATGTGCTCCATGTCAAGACTGGAATCATGTACAGAACAGCCTACTACATAGATGGGTACTTTTGCAGGGAGTCTCTGCAACCTTGGGCCATACCTGGAAACTGCTAACATGCATGAAGGCTCTCTCCAGGGAAGGTGGCAACCTACCCAAGACATCGTCACATCCATGGTTTGGAAAGCTTTCTGTGATTGGAGTTTGTTTTAGGCAGCTTCCCTGTGATGCATGAAGGTGGCACCAGAACCAACTTTGGCCCAGAGAAGAACTATGGCTGTTGCATGCTACTCTTGAGGAGCAGGGCCAACTGCCagcgctttatagcagtgttcAAAGCCTTCGCTGCATTTAGCAACATCAGTTGTATGATGGAACTTACACAATCTGTGATGACTCTGTTGACTTTAGAGGAAGACAGGATGCCATACTGGAGGTAACCAAGTGCTTTCTTCCTGTCCGCAGAGGTTTTTAGCTCTTTGGTAAGCACCATCTGGTGGTTACAGTTCTATTAACAGCTAATACTATAGCATTAATACATACGactccagaattattattattattttattaattttcaaaatacaaagacacacaaaacaagcaaagaaattgtGTCTGTTTTGGACTCCAGAATAATTCCATAATCACATCTGTAAAAATCATGTCATATCATATCCTCCTAGCTTCTGATCAAGAATGTTGAGTAACGACACCAAAAAGGTCAACTGAAGACAACACAAACTAGGTAAATATTTTCCATCTTTTATCTGAGAGAATGGATAGATCTGTCAGTCAGTCTAAACTGACTCCCAAGGGATCCCAGGGTGGGGTACgcgacttaaaaaaacaaacgtacaaacaaatacaatataaaaaccataaaattacaaattaaaggccatttttaaaaaagaaattctgaTATCAAATGGCTTCACTATAGATGACAAGACATATAAAAGGAAATGGGAGAGAACAAGATGATGGGCATAGCAAGAATCAACAGAAGGTAAGTTTACAGAAGTATGAGGCAAAAGTAAAGCATTTTCAAAAGTAGCTTAAGTATGAGACGAAAAACTAGGATACACCTAGATCTGGGGCGAGGAAGCTGCAGCCTGTGGTCTAATTTCACATGGCCCTAATTTTATGCAACCCACAGAGAAGGGGTGGCACAGagtgagaaagagggagggagggagaggtgggattGCAGAGAAAGAGCCACTGTGCCACACAATTGTGTAAATTCCATCCAGTTGGCTGCAGTCCCAAATTGACTTTTTCCATAAATCAATGGTTACGACACTTACCAAAACCTCTGACATTTTGGCTTCTGTGTTCAGAATTCACGAACAACTCAGAAAGAAAAACCACACTCTGtcattgggttgtgaactctgggttgttcgtggttaacctCCCAAAGTAAAATCATAGTGCAGGGTTctcgcacataatgacaacccatgattcaacgataacccacactcaaggttgtcACTATGTGCGAATGAGGTCAGCATATTGACGAAATGGCCTATGCAGGCTGCATGAGAAAGTGCTGATAGTCTGAACTGGCATTTACATCCAGAGCACAATAGCTTTGTAACTAAAATGCTGTGCAGGTAAGCCCTAAGGGAGCTATAAGACCTTATACCTTTTTCCTCTTTAATGTAGCCGAAAGGATGGAATGGTGGAAGTCTCACTATAGCTCAAGTCAGGTAGTAGCCATCCATCACTCCAAAATGACCTTGTGCATTAAACACATGTTTACTGATTGGCCAATAAGCATCAAGAACAACATGgtgcattttaaaaggctatggTTCATTTAATAAACTTGGCTCATGCTTCTAAAGCAGACCAATGGGACTTTGCCTTCAGCCAGTTCTAAAACTTGACTGCTGGCAGGATTGCTGTGTTCATTTACTGTGGCTCTTTTTTATCAGGCTCACTCGGCTCTTCCACTTTCTCGGCTTCCTTTCCGGCTTCCTCCCTGTCTTCCAGTTCTTCTTTTGGgcttttcccttcttttcttgttttgtatCCTCTGTAAGTGGCCTGAATTTTTGTAGCAGCTTGTTCTTCTGTTAAACTAACACCACTTCCCTCAACTAGTGGTTTTTGGATTGCCGCCTCCTTTACAAAAATaagaattaattttttaaaataactggcCTAAGATTTTCTGAAGGTATCACTTTCCAGAAGAGTTGCCATGTTACtcagttgcagcaaaaacaactgagagtcttctggcaccttaaagactaacaaatgtattctggcataagcttttttgCCCACTGTACACTTCATTATATGCAAGCATCTGAGGAAGTGGACGGTGTGTACAAAAGTTTATgccaaataaatttattagtctttaaagtgccacaagacccttgGTCATTTTTAAATATCAGGGTGCCTGCCAGCCCCCAAAcccggaggctgatgggcatcctatgcagagcacgGAGGTGAACTTCGCCTCTGCACTCCTCCCGCTCTgcctttttgctagatgggctttttggcccatctagctggggctctgtggagtgagagaggaggaggcGGAAGGATTGTTTGTAagccagcttatttatttattttatttatttattacatttttataccgcccaatagccgaagctctctgggcggttcttccCAGTCCCATCACCTGCTTGCCCACAgaaccaccccattttcagaaattgcTTTTGTAACATCAGAGAGGCCGCTGGCacggttctctctgcactggctgcgagAGGGAGGGGAGCTTGGGCTCCTGGGTCAGAGGGCTTCCTCAgctctcagatccaggaatctgaatgatcttatggcccctcagatgctgtctgggGGCCATAGGATCACTCTCTTCATTACTGTAACTTGCACCTCCATTACCGAAAGGCCTGTTGGAAACTAGCTTATGAtgccatggtgggtgggtgggtgggaaaacaaAATGCATCTTGTTTTgtcacttttaaaatatgtattttctacAAGACATCAGTGGTGCTATTTTTAGCATTAGATCTTGTGAATGTCACTTGGGCAACTTTCCATCATTTTTCAAAAGAAAGTTTTCCCTGCTAAGAATGTAAGAATTTAGCGCTTAGATAATACCAACTGTTCATCCTTAGGATGCAAGAGCAAAAATCTCCCTGTTAGGAGAGGAATAATACCTATATCCCCTGAATCTAATTCTGCATACCTGTACCGGACAAAGATGTCTACATCACCATTCATTTAAACATTACAAAATATATGAGATACaattcagccaaagttaagcagttTTAACTCCCAGTGAAGGTTGccatcctattcacacttacctgaatattgtggaacttacttctgagtaaacatgcataggattgcattgggagTCTTTTTAATTGAAACTAATGGTAATTAACTACTTTGAACGTTGGTTGAACTGTGCCCACTTTTATTTTCCTGACACAAAAATGGTTCTTTGCCGGAAAATTTGTGACGGGTGTATGTGTAAAGCCGCCTTCAGCTGACTATTATTAAACCTAAGTGTACTGTGCGGATAAATTGCACTCTGGTTGGGGAAGCCAACTCAAAATGTCTAGGGGAACATGGGAGTGGGCTGGCTGCTGCCTTATGCAAagtggatttgggggtgggttaACTGCTCTCCTTTATCTGGATAAGCTAGTCTATCTCAAGTATTTTAACTTCAAGTGGAGGCATTGTTTCAGTGGGCCTGGAACCAgagttttttctaaaaaaaaaatccaagctgGGAAGAAGAGACTCTACTGTTCACTACAGACAATATCTGTGTAAACATCTCTCAAAAAAGCTCTCAAGAATTGTAGGAGCCACAACAAAGTTGGCCCTTGTTGTAATAAATGGAAAGATTAACTCTGGCCTCTGTCAGTGATTCTGTGCAACCTCACTGGAGCTTTTGCGGCATACCGAGATCTGCAGAAGTCAGCCATAATCAGGGGCTGAGAAATCTCAGATTAAGAAGAGATGTGCAGTGAACCCCCGGAGAGTTTACTTACTGACTCTGTAGCAggttcttccttcttctcctctgATTTATCACCACCTCCTGGCGGTGCAAGTTCCTGCAAAAGCAGAGGCCATTTTCAAGCCGTCAGCCTGTGAAAAGAGCTCTACAGCCTGGTGGTACATAtgatactttattcaaaatcttGGTCCGATTAAGACATGGGCTGAGAAAGGTCAGGGAGGCCCTCATAGTACTTTGGCATGTGGCTTTCTGTAGGAGGTGGTGGAACTCACACTTCGATGGCTTATGTGACTGAAAAATGGAGAGGATACCTAGCTTCTCCTCTTCGCCACCTTGATAGCGTTATAGCAATCGGTTATTGCAGCTTCACGCATTCAAGTGCTTAGTGAGAAGCTGCAATTATTTTTGAGTTTACAGCTTAATTCAAATATCACACCATGGACAAAGAAGCTTAATTATGATTTCATGCAATGTCCGAACAGATAAACCAAAGTTTGTGATTAGCTAACAAATCAGAATCGGAAACCATACTTTGAAAAGTGGGTTTGCAAACCAGAGCTTGTGCCCAACATGGTTTGACTAGATGTCTGAATTGACAAACTGTATGTTCAGCTGTTACTCCATTTCTCAAGAAGCAATTGCACCCTAGAAATAGGAGTGCTGtgcaaaagaaaaatgaaagcagGCAAGGGTCTCTGAACCACGGCTTGTCTGTGTCTTTAGATCATGGTTTGGTGCAGTGTCTAAATCGAGCCTACGTATAAATCCATCCTTGGAATGACTATCCGAGCAGATAATGGCAGGATTGTTAAATCTATGCTGAATCCAGGCAATATTCCATG
This DNA window, taken from Elgaria multicarinata webbii isolate HBS135686 ecotype San Diego chromosome 12, rElgMul1.1.pri, whole genome shotgun sequence, encodes the following:
- the LOC134407698 gene encoding sperm surface protein Sp17-like isoform X1, which gives rise to MAIPFSNTTQRIPPGFANLLEGLAREVLRNQPEDIPTFAAKYFETLLIEREKTGYDPSEWGAKLDDRYYNNRAFNELAPPGGGDKSEEKKEEPATESEAAIQKPLVEGSGVSLTEEQAATKIQATYRGYKTRKEGKSPKEELEDREEAGKEAEKVEEPSEPDKKEPQ